AGACAAATGGGTCTCCTTACAGTTTGTGGCTAGGTTAACCTTTTCCTCAGTCTCATGAACAACTAGGAAAACTGATGGAATTTAACGTCATCTACATGTATAATTCTGAAGATATAACATAATTTCAGTGTAATTGGTGCACTAAACACAATTTCAATGTATCAAATACAAAAGTTTGAAAAGCATAAATAAATTAACTCATCTTCAAACAGACATTTTCTTCTTTAGAATGAATATTATGGATTTCCAcatctttaattccttttcttctagctttttccttttctttttcttttccctttttgtgGTCATGGGTATGTTTAGGGACATCCTCAGCAAATGTATGAAATGAAGCATAGACAGTGAAAAAGTTCAGCAACAGTCCAGTTTCTATCGCTACAATGATCTCACTAGCTGATGGATTAATCATTATCAAGTACCATCAATGCAAATGCATATACTAATTTGAgcttaaatttcattttaaaaaaaaacacgcATCACAAAGCCAGCTTCACTGCATTGAGAAAGATCAGCATGATTCTAGCAAATTTGGCCAACTAAAGGCTTTAAAAGTTTCAGGTGTACAGAGGTGGCCAAACCTGCAATAGAACCAAGAGCTTCAGCAGCTTCATGTCTAACCATTGGATGTTCATTTGTATCTCTAAGTGTTCTCGACAGTGCATCTGAAGCCCTTTTATTTTGTAATTGGCCCAAAACATAAGCAACCTACAGaacaaatcaaacaaaattgACGGCCAAAATAGATTGACAAGAGACAAGAAAGCCATTTAAACATGAATTAAAGCCCAAATCAATTAGTTAGATTGCTGAGGGAAGGTTGGATGACTTCCTTCTacctctttccttttttttattagagaaaaaaaaaaagaaagaaaattcacATTGTTCCACTATAGCAACAGCATCAATAAAATTGCTCAGATATATAATCTCATTCATTCACATTGTACCAATTATAGCAGATCAAATCCTAGGATTCAAAATTCTAGAACAGTAtcaaatacaatgttgaagaTGACAACgaagaaaaaaataaggaaccactaagaaatttaataaatatatacatatgaaGTGATATCCATTCTTTTGTGTTCCTGGTGGTACCTGTGTCAGACAGAACCTTCACCAGTGAAATATTTGTGTCAAGCACAAGAGTGGGTTTCTTTTTGGCACACTGCACAATTCCCTAATTAGTTGAAGCTACAATTCCTCTAATTTAGAGTAAAAGGCAACGCCTCCAATTCaaagctaaaaaaaatgaaactgcTAGTAACTAAATCTCTTGGGTCAGCTGACACTTCCGGCTTGCACAATTTGATTGTAGCCACATGATATCGTTTAGAGAAGGATATCCAATCAGTATTCAGGATTTTGGAAACTCAAACCTTGTAACAGTAGGTTTCATAATCCTCTTCACCGTAGTATGTTGATGAAGTTAATCACTAATTCACAGCTGGCAATTGAGCTAAAAAGCAGACAACTTGAACACATAACCAGTGCAACAAATAAAAGTATAAAACATCCCCAGCAATCTATTTTGTTTACGTCTATGGTCAACCAAAAGGCCTAAGAGAAACTTTGCTTGACAGATTGCATAACTAAGTACAACAATGGTTGTAGGCACACTTAGATATTAATGCAAAAAGCTTCTTGATATCTGCTTTTTGACCAGGGTTGGTATGCATGGGTATAGTATATTCAGATGCTTAAAAAAGTTGCTAAATTATATTAGGGCATATTTGTTGTATCAATCTTAGACTCTACCCAAACCCAAGTCTGTAGCTAGTATCATGCCAATTTTCAAAAACCCTGATGTTTTTGCAAAACATGGTGAGCACAATTTCTCTTTTAAGTAACAATCagattgtttttttcttttcctttatatttgtgtgtgtgtgtgtgtgtgagagagagagagagagagagagagagagagagagagggagagggagagacaCACAAAGGACAGATCAACAACAGCCACCACTCTCATTCTAAAATTGGACCAAGTTCTCTCACTACAAATAACTGCTTCGGGATATAAATAAAGAACACACTTGTAGCATAGGTTACATATGTTTTAAGACCATATTCTTCGACAATGATAAATACAAAAGTTATTAATCTGATAGACACATCTGAAATGGAAGATGAAATGAGTTTACAAAggaaaaaatcaaaagcaaCCAAGCACCTCTAGAACGGTTGATACCATTCTAAATTCAGTTAAGTTAAACAAGCTGCATAGTATAGCATTTTCTAATTTCAGAACTAAATTTACAAAAGGcaagttgcaaaaaaaaaaattaaagaggaTCTCATACAGTAGGAAATTGACATTCAACATAATCAGGAGATCACATACAGATGGCTTGATTAGTCATAAAGCTATGGCTTTCTTTCTACCGGACAAGGTCTATTTACCCCTCTACCAAGTTAAACTTTGGGAAAAACATCCAAACAGACAACaggaaaaataattttctgCACTTCAACTGCAAAAATGAACTGCAACTTGAGAGTATATAAAATACAACTAAACAAGAAAGGAGATTACAGACATCAAGCTAAATGTTGAAGTCCAAATTATCATGGAAGTATCACAAATGATAGTTACCTAGATAAGACCAGCTGTCCCTAATATATATGAAATTCAGGATTGGAGTAAACAAGAAAGCAGATAAGGCCATAGTCATGCACTACAATTTAATTCCAGTTGTGTCTAGCATCGGAGGTAGAAACGAACAGAAACAAATCTATAGTTGTAGATGCATCAAATTGGAAAAAAGTTACTATAGATATCAAAATCGACCTCATGTCGTAGGAGAGCACTCCTCGAACCTAAGGATTCAATAATTGCCGTGACAGCTTCCTCTCCACCATTGTTACGAAGAGCAAAAAGTGCAGCATACCGCTCATACATGCCCTTTTTTTCATCTAACAATGTATCCCTGGAAGGCAATGACAAAAATATCAAGCAACAAACTTCAAGAAAGCTAGCATCTTGTCATATTGATAAATCGCAGACCTTAGCTCCTGGACGGAAGAACAAGAAGCAGGAGCAGCTGGGTCAACTGATAAAAATGGTGATGGTTCTGCTGAAGATGGATCAACACTTCCATGGTCCCGCAGCTCTTCAATGCGGCTCAGAGCCAGTTCACATGTTTCCCGGACCTCTTGAGCTGGATCTGAAATCAGACTTTTCTTCAAAAGTGGGATGTTCCTTTCTAAAGCAATTGCACCAAGGGCTTCTGCAGCCTACAAATACATATtggacaagaacaagtaagagtCACCAGCAATAACATCATCAAATTAAAAAGGTCTCATAGCTCTATACCTCATGCCGAACAATGGGATGCAGCGAAAGATCACTCAAAACTAATTCCAGGGCAGGAATAGCTTCACCATCTTGCATTTGCCCCAATGCGAAAGCAGCCTCGTGTGCCAATAGATTAGAAGAGTCCCTTGTTGCTAAACAACAGTGAACAAGAATAGTCTTATATCAGATATTGCTAAGTCTAGTAACTCAAAAGATATCAGAACAAAATCCCTGACTGAAATATGATACAAGGGAAAGCTACAGTCTTTTAGCACATTTTGGCccagaaagaggaaaaaaatcaaAGCAAAATGGAAGCGTAAATTCGGCATGGATATCAATTAAGACcttgtcaaaaaaataaaaaatttatttctaaaGCACAAGACTGCAAAATACCATGCAAAATGAAGAACTTAGACATGTAGATTCAAGGATAATTAAACCTGTATTCAGACCTTtaatattccaaataaatttttaaaaaattcaaattttacaccaAAATTGACCAAGCAGACAGGAAATTTAGGCAAGTACATGTCTTAAGAActtgtcccaaaaaaaaaaaaaattaactaactTTTACTACTCAACAAGCAAACTGAAGAAATACCTATGTAAAGTCAAGGACAATTCAACTTTATTCAAACCCTTAATAGTATTTCACATCAAAttgaaaacaattatgaaatttaCACCAAAATTCAGCAAGCAGCCAAGAAGTATAAAGACAGGGTACCAAGTATAAGAGCGTCGCGCGGTGTCGGGCCGCGGATGTTGCGAAGAGAGAAGAGAGCTCTAAACCGCTCTGAAATGGGTTTGTTATGATCTAACAACAGGTGACATAGGAACTTCTCCATCTCGACAGAAACTTCCATGGATGGAGGGATTTGGGTGGAATTGGTATTCAAAAATCCTCAATCCAAACCCCCCCGGTGGTTGTTTGGGAAATTAAGGAGAGATTTGGATTTTCCGATTGAGATGTTGGCCACGGCCGGTACCTTCGCCGGAGAAAAGCAGAAGAAACAGACGGCGATATTAAACTATAGGGCTCTGCGAGGGATGAAGCTCGGAAAATTAAATGTCCGACTATTGACCTCTAAactttgaggtatttaaatttTTACCCCAGGAATTTGTTTTAATTGGTAATTACTACTTCATCTTAAGATAATTCTAAACCATGCAtgtatttgaaaaacaaccAATTTCAATTCTATTCATTCCAAGCGATGTGGCATGTATATGGCTAATTGCTTAGAAtatatgtcaaaaaaaaaaaaaaaaaaaacatcgtACAAATGTATCACTGGCTATTTGTCAGAAACTCTGCAAAAATGTCAGTGGGTCAGTGgctcacaatttttttttgaattagcCTATCCCTAGCAATGCTGACTGCGCACGACTGTGGACAGgcggtcaaaaaaaaaaaagggtcaggGGCCTTTGTTTGTCAGCCTTTCTCAGGCTGATTTCTCAGCCTTTCTGTAtcctaaataaatttcattactttaattttcaaaataacttgattaaactaaattttaaccataattttaaatatacttcatttcattaatttttaaaataaatacattaaCCTAACCTCACTATTCATGTCCCCAGATGCCTTTTGTATTGTAAGTATTCCATTTGTCTTTTACTTCAATTTTGTATTATTATTAAACCATTATTAAATGCATAATAGTTGTTAATTAAAGAAGGATTCATGTATTCCAATAAACAGGAATTAATTATTATAATTACTTTGGCTTGGCGTACGTAATAATACAACCAATTTGAATCAATATTTTTTCCGAAACAACATTTTTGCATCTTCCAAGAATCTTCCattctatatatattttttaactacATTTTTACCTCACACGCAGCATATATGATATCTTACAAAAGTCCACGACAACAGGAATTCTTCATCTATATCAATCTCttccccaaaatttttttattgataTTTGTAGATTctaactttttccttttttattgttCTCATCACTTGTCATGACAATTGATCGTGAGTTAAAATATTTACAATCGGATAAACCTCTCGAAATTTTGATAACAATTTCTATTGATTAAATTCTATTTTTGATTAAATAGTCCAACTTCTATTTTTGATAACAATTAAATTATTGATTAAATAATGTATCTTGAAAGGCAAAGCTTTTGTCCCATAGCACGACAAGGTCGTACTTTGATTGACGGGCAGGTTTCTTATATTTACTTAATTAAAGTATTTTATGCATGTAAAAACCaataattttaataaattgttcCCTCCATTCTATatgaattatattatatagtaATTCTACAtgaattatataattttatatatttaagaTTATGGTTAAAATTTAGTTTAATCaggttattttgaaaattaaagtaatgaaatttatttaggaTACAGAAAGGCTGAGAAAGGCTGAGAAATCAGTCTGAGAAAGGCTGACAAACAAAGGCCCttggcccttttttttttggaccgTCTGTCCCTTGTCGTGCCCAGTCAACACAGCTGGGGAGAGgctaatttaaaaaagaaaaattgtggGCTGCTGTCCCACTGATATTTTTGCAGAGTTTCTGACAATTCATTCTGCTGCTGTGCTGAGAATGAGAAATAGAGTGTATCAGAGATACATTTGTGCGatgttttatatatatatatattctaagCAATTAGCCCATGTATATAGCGATGTAGTATGTATATAATAAATAGTTGTGATATTATTTGTGTCCACTATttgtttgtcattttaacattttttttatttgaaataaagaATTTTCATGTCGGATTGAGTTGTTTTTAAGCTACTGAAAATTTTCTAAGGATCTTATTGGATGCAGGACATTGGATTCTAGGAAAGATTCTAAATCAATGGATTTTAAAATGAGCTGATATGGAATCCACAATAAATCAAATAACTTATTTGATGACAACTTAGGCAAATAGAATTTGTAATTAGTCAAAAGTTTgaggtaaaaaattaaaaacactAGTTGAATGACAACTTAGGCAAATAGAATTTGTAACTATCCAATTTTTTAGATTTTCCTTCTTTGTTATGTGTAAACGATAATTTTATGTGTAAAGATTTTCCTTCTTAATTATGTGTAAACGATAATTTTGAGGTTTTATTTGATTAGTGGGAAAGTTACTTGCCCAAAGTAAACGAAAGCGaactaaatgaaaaaaaaaaaaaaaaattagtcacTTACGTGTGCTtcactttttttgtttttttgaaacAGTGGGTAGTAAGTGGTAGTCATTGAAAACTAGTAGGTGAGACACATTCTATGTATGTGcatatttttgagaaaaaataaataatgcaaaaaaatatacaaataacAAATTAGTTGCACCAAAGAATTAATTATgtgattttctatttttttattatcaaagtTAGTAGGAAgattttagataaatataatAATGGTAGACAAGTATAGTAGTAACAGTTATGTAAACATGTGAATGTGGAGTTTGAGATGGTTGTAtattattttatcatttaagggtaaaattgaaaaaaaaataaataaataatgacATTTTTTTTAACACTAAACCTATTACTAATGCATTATATATAGAAAGATATTGCATGCAACTAACACTTTTCCCTCCTGAATATAGAAAAGTGGAGTTTTGGATTAGCTGTAGAGACAAAGGCTTCCTCCTCTTTCATTTTAACTTCAtctaaaaaaaatgtatcttcaaTTTCAGAATCTGAATCTAAGCTCACTACACATGTTGCATAGAATCCTAGGTCTAAATCAATGCTTTCATCATTAGAGTCTTTTATGGTTACAATATAGTTATATGTTTAGAATATCTCTTCATGTTGAATATTTATTGCGTTCGCTAAtgtcatttttttccttccctgttccatttttaattgtttatatCCCAAAGGAACCTCACCCAACAACTCAAATCCTGCTCAATAATGACTAGGGCATGATTAGTTTCACTTAAAAAGACTTTATAAGTGCAACATATAGAAGTTTCATAGGTGTATTTTCAATTAGATAGAGAATGTTTtcttatacaaaattcaaacaaTAATAGAAGGACTAAGATGCAAAAACTATTACTTAAACAACCCAAAGGCAGAAAGATATTTAACATAAACCTTAAAAAAGCCAAACTTATTTCGGAAAACACAATATTCCTAGAAATTAGCCCTTGCAATGGTGATGATCTTTTGAGcagttgattaaaaaaaaaagaaataaagaaatccTTCCCATCCTATTAAAGGATAACAATTGTGGAGAGGGTGCCTGTTCTATGACGAAGTAATGGGGCGAGAGACGAGGAGGACGACAATTGTATATAATGTCAAGTTTTTGAACATATTGTCAGATAATTTGTGTATAAAAAAATTGTAGATGGAATATTTAAtcttatttgtttgaatcaaAGTAAGAAAAGAATATGGAAGTTACTTTATATTGCAACAAAGAAACATTAATTTCACCTAAAAACTCCCTTTTTTTATGAGTAAAAGCTCACATGCACTCCTTTTTTTTTaggataaaaaacaaaaaaatccccTGTAATAaatctaatacacagaaaaatcctccgtgatttcaaaatatacaacacaacccctcatgctttgaactaaattgtaaaggtgacggaatccgttaaacttaacggaaatgaacaaaatgaccaaaatgccctgatataataaagcaaaagacaactcaaaaaaatcatttgttttattctctaaatagagcgaattgagggttaaggggtagaataggtatatttgataaaaattaggtatacaaatttttttttaggttccaataagtcatttccgttaaatttaacggattccgtcacctttacaatttagttcaaaatatgagaTACGtgttttatattttgaaatcataag
This region of Coffea arabica cultivar ET-39 chromosome 3c, Coffea Arabica ET-39 HiFi, whole genome shotgun sequence genomic DNA includes:
- the LOC113734716 gene encoding deoxyhypusine hydroxylase translates to MEVSVEMEKFLCHLLLDHNKPISERFRALFSLRNIRGPTPRDALILATRDSSNLLAHEAAFALGQMQDGEAIPALELVLSDLSLHPIVRHEAAEALGAIALERNIPLLKKSLISDPAQEVRETCELALSRIEELRDHGSVDPSSAEPSPFLSVDPAAPASCSSVQELRDTLLDEKKGMYERYAALFALRNNGGEEAVTAIIESLGSRSALLRHEVAYVLGQLQNKRASDALSRTLRDTNEHPMVRHEAAEALGSIADDECLSLLEEFAKDPEPIVSQSCEVALSMLEFEKLGKSFEYLFMQAPKVELVP